The DNA segment GTAActaaaactgaagcagctatGCATCTATGATTGATTTTAGAATTTACACCAGGGTTAAATCCTGCTCTGAAATGATACTGAGTCAACCTTTCAACCTGCCCACCTGAAAGCAAGTCAGGGCTTTCAAGTCAGTGACATTTTCCTGTCAGTCATTTATTGAAGTATTTATAGTAGCTTTACATGATACATATTTAAGGGAAAGGACACTGACTAAATTAGATCAAATGGGTCCTTTCTCATTGTTCCATTAGAACAAAGTCAGTCCCCTTTAAAATGACACTTTGCAAACTGACAGCCTACCAAGTTATCACAGTACTACAGGTGCACAGCTTCTCATAGTAACTATTCAGCACATCAGTAAACCCTGTGCAAAGAAATGCGTGAGACCACCAGGAAACAGCTGCTACTGACAAAGGATGTGGTTTGTGCTGTATGTGCATTAAGAGCTTTGACCACAGtctctttattcttttatatgaaaaagaaaagaaagcaacaCTCTTTCTACTATAAACCATTAATTTGAGAagtcattttgtaattttggtgCTCCTTATTAATGAGTAGATATTAACTACTTTTTAAGTACTCCCACGCCCAGTTTATTTCACTGTACAGGTCTGACATCAAATGAATCTTTGACTAACTTTTGTGTAGAAGTCAAACTTTAATCTCTAGCGCCCTCCAGAGGGATGAATCTGTATAGGGATGGTTTCAAACAGCCAGTGAGATTTTATTACTTTAACGGTGAAAAAGTTTGGAgcagtagtttttgttttaatcttaCATTCAGACATGTATTTGGGTCTCTTCAACATCAATCTCAGATGTCCACTATAATGTGACAATATGTACACCTTCCCAATATCAGAGAATATAAACAGAGTCATTTTTAGTGCTTCTTATTTTCCACTAGAGGTCAGGGCAAGGAAACAAATGagtactgtactgcactgtcTGAGGCACAGCCAATGAACTTAGCACTTTAAGGCTTTTGTGAGAAAACAAGTTGATTGTTGAAACCAAATGCTGAGAAAATGCTTTTCACCATATAGTTGGTGATTTTAACTTCTCTGTGTGATCAGACGGGACTAAATGAGTCTCAGCAGCAGATCAGCAGTGTTGTTAGATTATGTATTAATCCATTAGCCCATCTCATCAAACCACATTACTGTGTTGTACTATATAATCATCCTAAACCTCCCCCATTAACTTTATTCTGTTCTCCGGCTTGTGAAATTTCTTAATTGTACCAGTCAACTTACATTTACTTTGTAGCTGAAAGCAATTGTACAtagttaaaatgtgttttacagagtATTCTACAtgaattaatctttttttcccttaaagGATTATTACTCACTTTATAACAGTGATTTTTACAACTTAATGCTGCTGGCGTAGTTTATACTGACACTAAAAGAGAGGACCACTCCATCTGTCTTTACCTGCACTATTTGTGTattatcattaattattaatgacTAATATGAGTTTCATATATACTATTTAGGACACAAAAGCTGAGTTGACCTCAGTTGCAATTTCAGCTGCTATGTGACCTATAAATAATCAAACTATTAGTCTACAGCTCTGGAGCCAGCTCCCTGTGTGGTCTTAtttatacaatacaatatacaatatatagtatagtatagtacaGTGTCAGTGTAACAGCTTTACACAACTCAAACACTTGATTAACCAATTTTACTTGCCAAGTCATTCTGTAACTATGCAATCATGTGATTACAATCCCACCATTACAATGTACTTCATACACTAAATATGTTAACATTAAGTAAATCAgctaatattatatatatatgtatatatatatatatatatatatatgtatatatatatacatatatatatatatatatatgagagaAAACTTAAAAAGCATACTTAATAGTTTACACAAGATACTTGTAAGAAGTAATTTGTCATGTCTAATGATTTTGAAGAATATATCTATTTATCTCCTAACCCTAACTATCTCAACAACATTCCTGACCGAAGCCtataccctaaccctaactctaaaAGTCTTCCCCTCAAGAAACAGCCTAAAGATGAGATCCAACCAAAACGTCGTaactttccaaaaatgtcatcacaatCAAGGCTTAAATGTCAAATTGGTCGTCACAAAGATAgaaggtgcacacacacacacacacacacacaccttggcAATTTTATGCTAATAATACTACCAGACGAGAACAAAGTTCAACATTTAGTGTCTTTATAAAACAGATTTGCAAAATATAGCCAAGGCTCATTCATTTAAATACGCATAAATAGCAAGAAAATACTTTCCCATTTCAATTCAAATAGTTTTTGAACTTCTTTATACACAAATCAGAGATGAACATTATATGAAAAACAGGCCTGAAACCCGCTTGATttgttgcagcagaaaaaacacaagcataCTGTATAGCTAAAGCGGCAGTTTGATTAGTCAGAAATATACATCCTCTGAAGACACATATtcataaacattaaaacaaagtcTTATTCAAGTTTGTGAAATATCAAAGTACACATCTTTGGATGGATGCCTCAAAGTCTTTTAAGaacaatatatatattcttttttttttacatcatcagTAATGCAACCGTAATTAAACACCACCATGGCCAAAAGTTTGTCTATGTACAATAGTGCAGATGAGGAGCTTAAATCAGAACAAGGCAGTGGAAGGATAATAACACGTTCTCAAATATCCTGATTTATCAGACTTCAAGTGGATTCCCTTTGTTTTAGAACATTATTAAATAACCATGTTTGAATCAAATGTAATTGCCGGGCATGTGCCAGACTACGCCCTGCTATACTTAAaccatttttaatgctttttgaAAAAACTGATCCCTTTTTAACACCTTAACACAGCTATCCAAAATAAACCTTACTGTAAATTGCTTGGACCAaggcttatttatttattaaattgttATCAATTGTATATTTTAAGTCTACTCCATATCTCTACTTCATTATGTTTCAGTTATAATAACcctttttgtacatttttgatTATGTTTGTACATGCAATCTTGTTTGATGATCATCAGTTACTAATTCTAATTACAATAGGTCCTGCTCTGGGTGTAGAATTACATCTTCTcacatatgaatattttttaatataaaagcCTCACCTTGCTTCAGAGGACTTTGTAGAaatatgatcatttttgatTTAACACAAATAACATACATAACAGTGTCCTGATATGTTTTCCTCATTAGCAGTATCAAACTTGTTGCCTCTTTTTAAATGCTATTGAAGTACTTGTAAACATTCACGGGGCTGAAACAATTATTTAGCATGACATTTGTGAAATTACTTAATTAGACTGtgtttctcaaaaaaaaaaaaagtctattttACCACTGCTGCATCAACAGGCTTCAAAAGGTTCACTGATCTCACTCTTTCACTTCTCAAAAAGGTGCTTTAGCTTCCTGGAGcagaacagacacagagattaaagagattttctttcttgtcttttgtcttcCTCTACAGACCAGAGTTCATTTGGCCGGCTCAGAGATGGGTGGAGCACGCTCCAGTCTCATGGTCCAGGGGTCAGAGGTCGCAGCATAAAATGGAGAGTGGGTAAGCACTTCTTCTCCAGCCAGAGCAAAGGCAAACactcccctctgtctccctgctcctgccttctcctcctctgcgACATGCTTCCCCTCTGCTCGCCGTTCCTCCCTGCTCTCCCTACCCGCGCTGTCAGCACTCTTAAATCCTAGACCCCTGTTGCTGAGGCCGAGCATCTCTCCAAGTCCATGACTCTTGACTCCCTGGTACGCGGGGCTTAACCCGTTCTCCTCGAACCGGTTGGCGGCAGCAGTGGGGGGGCATAGGAAGTTGCTGGCGGGCGTGGACCGCCAGGCAGCTGGCTTCCGTCCTCGCCGGGGGCGTGAGATTCGGCAGCTCTGCCTCTTGATGTGTCGATGTAGGTGGTCAGACCGTGTGAAACTTTTGTAGCAGTGCTCGCACTGGTATGGACGGACGCCCGTGTGGATTCGCAGGTGGTTTTTCAGGTCGTAGTTGTGGACAAACTTAGAGTTGCAGTGGAGGCAGATGTAGGGGCGCTCACCTGTGTGCTTCCTCATGTGGATcttaagtttgtcttgtctgagaaaagaacaaaaccacATGTTTTCATACAATATCTTATGGGTTGAAACATTAACatataacaataacaatggATCTTTCTCCATACAAGTTCAACAAGAGTTCAAAAGCcagtatttagattttttagatGATTTGATCTAGTATGATGTGTGTTTCTCCactgacaacacagacaaagtTCTGCTCTAAAATACAGGTGGAAAATGTGCCAAAGTAGAAGGATGTAGGTGAGTGAGATATCGCTAATGCAAAGAAACCAGCGGAGGGGGCTTTCCACTTTCAGCTCTTTGATATTCAGATGAGGTGAAAACAGATTAACCTCAGCCAAAAGAGCATGGGGTACTTTTCCGTTAACTGTGCTGTTTTACATAACGTGGTTCTTTGTagtcaaaacacacaggaacattAAGACCTCAAGATGATCTCTATGTGGCTTGTTCATATGGAGCACTTGTAGTGAAGATTAGACATGCTGTTTTACATACCTGGTGAATCGTACTTCACAGATAGTGCACATGTACGGTTTCTCTCCTGTATGTGTCCTCATGTGTCGTGGCAGTTTCCCAGCACCTTGGATGACTTTGTTGCAGATAGGACACTGCTGTGACGCTTTGggcttcatcttcctctcctcctccagctgccaGGGGGGGAATAGCGCCCCCAGGTGGGACGCAGAGCTCAGGAAGCTCAGGTACGACCGGAAGTCAGCCTCATCCTTAATCTGACCCAGAGCATGACCCTCCGACGGTACTGACCCGACGTTCATGCTGCCGCCCAGGCCCGAACTGACGAACTCCTTCAGGAAGTCGCCGTGCAGCAGACTGGGTGGGacttcctctttcatctcctcctttaTGATCTCTCTTTTCACAGCTAGATTGAGTGGCCTGGAGGCCTCGAGTGGGGCAGAGGTGGGGAAGGCGTGGGGGAGCCTGGTTTGCGGTGAAGCTCCCGTGTGAGGATGCTGATGGTGGCTGGGGTCCAGGAGCTGCTGGGGGAAGGCCGGGAACTCAGCAGCCCACATGGAGGGGTAGAAGcctgggaggagaggagaaaagttgGCCCTCCGGTCCAGTGTTGACATACGAGGATACAGCCCTTCCTGGAGGAGAGACTCAATGGAGAAGTCCTTCAGAGCCCGACTCTCCATACTCTCCTGCAACATGAAGACAGCATCATAAGCCTTTCAAACTTAATAAGCTTTTCTGAATAGTCATTCAGAGATTTTGTTACAAAATGGCAGTGATCTTAcctgttttcctctcatgttGTCTGGAGACTGCGACTGGGATGACTCTCTGTGCAGGTCAAACTGCTGGTGGTATGTGGAGGTGCTTGGAGGCGGCAAATCCTCCGTCCCCAGAGGCGTCTGCTCCCCCCTGCTCTCCGACGACTGCAGCGACCTCTCGCTAACgttgtcctcctcctcgtcctgcTCGTCCTTCCTCGACCCCACAtcctcctcttcgtcctcctcctcttcctcctcctcctcatcttcctccgcatcctcctcctcctcatcatcctcttctccctcctcctctcttctccttccgCCTCCGCCGTCTCCACCCCCACTGTCCATAATCTCCAGGCAAACGTTGATGATGCAGGGGATCTCAAGCATCTGGGCCGCGTTCAGGATCTCTTTGACGTTGGATGCCGTCACGGTCAGGGTAGAAGTGTAGGCGAACTCCAGGATGGCTGTGAGAGACTCCGGAGCTACAAAGTCAATTTCGTACACCGCCGCCGCATGATGGTGATCTCCGCCGTCCGTGGTGGCCACTGTGAAGAGCTTCTTGAAGTACTGGCTGCAGGCGGCCAGAACAGAGCGGTGGGTGCGGTACTCCTGGTCTCGGACGATGAGGATGACATCGCAGAGCAGCCCATCACGACGCTGCTCGTTGAGGCTGCAGAGTACATCACTGCTGTGATTCGGGAAGGGGATCCCAATCAGGTCCTCTTCTCTGTGATGaaccatcctcctctctctgtcgctGTTGGTTATCTAGATGGGAGGCAGTAACATTGAACTGTTTAGTGACAAAGAAggtcaaactgaaaaaagtatAATTTTGCAGAACCTCTCGGATACTCTCAAAAATTCCATTAATCTTCAACAGTCCTGCTTTGTTAAATCCAGCCTCACATGTATACAGATAGATAGTTTCAAAAACCCTCAAGATTGTTTAACATTTACAGTAGTTTACAGGATACACCATTCAGGACTCTTGAAGGTCTGGATCAAAAAAGGTCCAGCACACatagacaaagacaacaaacacagttCCTGAGATGTGATtctattttataattttaaaaaaaatgggtGAGTGCAATATATTTGCTCATTTTGTacatcaaaaatatataaaggCACTTTAATGtaagaaaataattgaaaataacattcaataaataatacctaaaaataaaacttaaatatttTGGATCATGCACAATTAGTTCTCAGCTCTCTCTTGTAAAAGAGATCTTGATCTCAATAAGActtcctgaataaataaagcttaaCCAATCACTTAACAAGACAATGTGTCACAAGGGTGCCATGTCAGTTTGGATTACAAAATAGAGACACAACTTGGGAGAGGagtaaaaaatagaataatttTATTCCGGATGGAGGAaagaatgtattttttaaaacaactgtGGTTAAGTGTTGTTAAATGACCTCCTGTGTCTTTGAAAGATCCTCAGAGACTTATCtttctgaaaacactgacagacacttAAACTCAGTATGCAGTGTGAGAGACACAATTCGGGGGAAGTTAAACAGTGATTAATTTGAGCATGCCCTGTTTGATTTCCTGTTGGCATTTGAAGATTTGTCACATCAAGTGTCAGTATGACACAGAGCAGCAAGCGTTAATTCTCTTAAACCCTCAGCAAACGAAGGGTCAATGTCATAAACTTAATTTTCGTTATTGCAGGGATGGTGCAGCACTTGATTCTGCAGCAGGGATTCTCCTGCGGAGGAGGTGCCAACAGGAAGCCAATGAGGGCACATTAAGGCAAATAACGAAAACAGGATCTCAAATGCTGATTTAAACAGTGCAATAAGAGCGACAAGTGGCCCACAGCTCGGCTCACACCTGTGCCTCGGTTTTGAAATGGAGTGTCACAGCATCCATTCATCAGATGAAGGATTTTCAAAAAGCACTGATATTTGAATAAGGGGGGAGGCTCTTAACTGAAGCTGATATTGTTAACACAGTGAGTGACAGTCTAGCTTTATTG comes from the Lates calcarifer isolate ASB-BC8 linkage group LG9, TLL_Latcal_v3, whole genome shotgun sequence genome and includes:
- the LOC108874123 gene encoding zinc finger and BTB domain-containing protein 7C codes for the protein MVHHREEDLIGIPFPNHSSDVLCSLNEQRRDGLLCDVILIVRDQEYRTHRSVLAACSQYFKKLFTVATTDGGDHHHAAAVYEIDFVAPESLTAILEFAYTSTLTVTASNVKEILNAAQMLEIPCIINVCLEIMDSGGGDGGGGRRREEEGEEDDEEEEDAEEDEEEEEEEEDEEEDVGSRKDEQDEEEDNVSERSLQSSESRGEQTPLGTEDLPPPSTSTYHQQFDLHRESSQSQSPDNMRGKQESMESRALKDFSIESLLQEGLYPRMSTLDRRANFSPLLPGFYPSMWAAEFPAFPQQLLDPSHHQHPHTGASPQTRLPHAFPTSAPLEASRPLNLAVKREIIKEEMKEEVPPSLLHGDFLKEFVSSGLGGSMNVGSVPSEGHALGQIKDEADFRSYLSFLSSASHLGALFPPWQLEEERKMKPKASQQCPICNKVIQGAGKLPRHMRTHTGEKPYMCTICEVRFTRQDKLKIHMRKHTGERPYICLHCNSKFVHNYDLKNHLRIHTGVRPYQCEHCYKSFTRSDHLHRHIKRQSCRISRPRRGRKPAAWRSTPASNFLCPPTAAANRFEENGLSPAYQGVKSHGLGEMLGLSNRGLGFKSADSAGRESREERRAEGKHVAEEEKAGAGRQRGVFAFALAGEEVLTHSPFYAATSDPWTMRLERAPPISEPAK